cggggaaaatttatttcaggatttttgaagtccgtttagtagtccttttgttttttcCGAGCATAagtattttttaaaaaaaacgcccgaaccgacctacgggcagtGCTAGGCCCGGACTCCTCCAGGCCTCAGCCTTTATAAACCGCCGGCCCACCccaggccgaaaccctagccggtgcccgcctcgagccccgcgccctcgccgccgccgtgccctcGCAGCCGCCCCGGGCGGCGCCGGCGGGATCCGGCGGGGCGGCGCCGTCGaaaggcggtggcggcgcggggctcgaggcgggctgcggctagggtttcggcccggggtgggccggcggcttataaaggctgaggcctggaggagtccgggcctagcacggcccgtaggtcggttcggacgTTTTTTTTAAAATACTTACGCtcggaaaaaaaacaaaaggactactaaacggactccaaaaatcccgaaataaattttcactggcttctaaaatcaagccgcacaggatgaacatttatttggggcctaaatgcaattttgaaaaacacgcattttttcctaaatttaaataaaatagcaaataaaaccaaataaaatcttatttgatttttttattaaatcctcaatatttctttattttgggaaagtcattttattccctctctcatatttttgtaatacaaataattgaggataaaataaataaaatcaaaagatcctattttcaaaatttgagacaactcaattatgaaaataacgaaatctccaactctctccgagggtccttgagttgcgaaaaatttctaggatcaaccaaaatgcaataaatatgatatgcaatgatgatctagtgtataacattccaaattgaaattttgggatgttacacccaaGCTGAAACATCTATAGGCAGGCATGCATAGTTGTGCCTGTCCCATACACCGTGGGAGCTATGTCTTGCTTGATTAGGGATGGCAATGAGGCCCCATATCCACCAAACCCATAGGAAATTCATCTATTAGGGGATGAGGATGGGCGAAAAGCTTCCCCATGAGGATATTTACTGAACTAATTTATTCCCCATATGGTACAACGGGGATGGGGATGATATCCTATTTCCCAGGTCCAATACCCATCGGGGGCCCGCTTTTTAACTACGACACTGCAGTTAACCTTAAAATATTCACAAACAAACTTGTAAAAACAAAAGGTCCCTGAGAAAAACCTTAAACCTACCTCACCTCAGCCGCCACTATGACCAAAGAAGTCAGTATGACCTAGATTGATATTAGTAGGACAAGGACAACACCATGTATATATGTTGGTTATAGATTGTcatattatgtatatgtgtattTTTTTTAGGGGGATGAGGACCCTAATGGGGCCCCGTTCCTCAATGGGGCATGGGTATGGGGAAAGTACATCCCCAGTCGTGTAAACGGAGATGGGGATAGGATGATGGGTAAAACTTGGGGATGGGGATGTTCTAGGTatccccattgccatccctattcTTGATGCGAGACGTAGCTCCGCTTCGCCTCAGCTCTCGGCATACTCGCCTTTATTGGGCCAATCAAAATTAAAGCGTTTCCGGAACGTTCTAAAATCAGTTAGGCCATgagatttttctttcttttttctgttttctgtgttTCTTTTATCGTTTTTCTTCTGTTATTCCTTTTTCAAATACATGTCTACTTTTCTAAATACAAGTAATCAATTTCTTGTATATACATGAAATATATTTGTCATATAAGTTTTTTTTTCTCAAATGCATGTAAACAATTTTCAAACACATCTTGGAGTTTACTTCAAATGGCGTGAAACATTTCTTAAAATTACATGAAATTTTATTACATTGTATTAACAGTTTTGAGAGTATTTATTAACATTTTAAATACCAAAAAAATTCGAAAAttatcacaaacattttttgaattgtatTAAACATTTATTTTCAATTATATGAAAAGTTTGTTGCATTGTATTAACCTTTCAAAAATGACATGAATGTCACGACTGTTTTTTGTGAATAGTACAAACATATTCTTGATTATATGAATATTTTTCCATTGTGTTAAGAAAAAAATATTAAATTTCACAAAAATATTTTTGTATAAcacaaacatttttaaaatgtcTCGAACATATTTTCGAATGGTATACAAATTTTCTAAAAGTATCGCATACATTTGTTTACATTACATGGACATTTAACGCACGATGAATGTTTTTATAATTAAGTGAAATACTTTTACATTTAAAAAAGATAAACAGAATGAAAAATTGCGGGCTAGCGATCCAACGCTCCTCCCATGATTGGGGGCCCATTTAGGAAGCACTGGAGGCTTTCTTCTTTTTGTTGTGGCGAGAAAAAGCCANNNNNNNNNNNNNNNNNNNNNNNNNNNNNNNNNNNNNNNNNNNNNNNNNNNNNNNNNNNNNNNNNNNNNNNNNNNNNNNNNNNNNNNNNNNNNNNNNNNNNNNNNNNNNNNNNNNNNNNNNNNNNNNNNNNNNNNNNNNNNNNNNNNNNNNNNNNNNNNNNNNNNNNNNNNNNNNNNNNNNNNNNNNNNNNNNNNNNNNNNNNNNNNNNNNNNNNNGGCATGAACATTTATTTAAATACACGATGATTATAGTTATAATTTTAGTGCAATACTTTTCCCATTCAGAAATATAAAGAACATGGAAAAAAAGTGTGCTAGCATCTAGAGCTTCTCCCTCGATGGGCCGTCGCATTTAGGCTCGATGGGCCGTCGCATTTAGGCTCGATGGGCTAGCCCATTTAGGAAGCACCCGGAGGTGAGGGCTTTCTTACTGTTTGCAACAAAGTGAGGTACAAAAGATTCTGTAGTTGCATTTGAAGTTTTGACCGGCTTATCTCGGCAATTCGCATAGGCTAGTCAGCCTAGCTATTATATTACTACCATAAAAAATCTATTATCTACCCCTAATAAAACTGTTCTCTTTCGACTTTAAATTGTTAAACTAAATCCACTCcacaaacttttcaacaaaaaaaatGACTCAAAACAAACAGCCAATCTAAATGTGTACGGTAACACGCAATAATACTAAACACGTCCTTTTTGTGTTCTGGATGAAGCTAAACACGTACGCCTGGTATGTTTAGCTTCACTACTGAAGAGTGCAGACAATGTTTCCTGTCTATGAGGGAAGCTAGAAACTCATACCAACATTGTTTTATAGCCTAGCCAGGCAATTACTCATTGTCGTACCTCCTGAGAAAAAGGGTTTTTTTTTTTGCGTAGGTGAGGAACCGTCTCCTTGCTTGCGTGGAGATGATGAGAACCAAAGGTGAATGCACTGGATGGCATGGTGCAAACTGTGTGTCCCTAAAAATAAAGGGGAAGTGTTTTCGTGATATTCACTGTTTCAACTTGCAATCCTTGCCAAACAGGCTTGCGTCTTCTTGAGAATCCTGACTCCTTATGTGCTACTATTCTGAGGGCTAAGTACTATCCAAATGACGATCTGTTGAATTCTAAGTTAAAGAAGGGCTCCTCTTTTACCTGGCAAAGTATTATGACAGGTGTGAATACTCTGAAACATGGCTATATTTGGCAACTAGGAAGGTGGTTACTCCAAAGGGGTTGATTGATCATGTTTCCAATAATTGGGATGAAGATCTAGTTAGGCAAACTCTAGGGCCCATTGATGTACAACAGGTGCTCGCAATCCCAATCTCACAACATAATATGACAGACTTCGTTGGTTGGAGCTACACAAAGAACTGTATATTTTCGGTTCGGGCTACATATTTTTTGAATGGGACTATCAACATGGAAGTAAGCCGAGACACGCCAACGGGATGGGACGAACAACAATTAATCATATTTGGAGCACTATGTGAAAATTATCTTGCCCGATAAAGGTTAAAAAAATATCTAGCATACGCTACATGGAAGTCTCCCATGTCGTGTTACGCTTGCAAACAGACTTTGGAAATCTCGCCCATATGTCCTTCTTGCTCTGCTAGTCCAGAACATACGAAGCACATGCTATATATTTCTCCGCAACGAAGCTAGGAGGTTTGGACAAGGTTGGGGTTGGATGATATCATTGAAAGAGCATGTAAAGTCGACCGTGCTGGTGAGGCGGTGTTGGTGTATTTACTTCTTCTACCAGAACATGAATTTTATATTATCGGTCATCCGAATGTGCATGAAACAATTGTGTCTCGGCCTGATATTTGCAGTGGGAAAGGCGGAAAATGATGCACAAAGAGACAACCCAGAATGCGACCTAGATTTCTATGGGGGTTCTAGCCCTTAATGCCAATTTTGTTAATGTCTCCTCTCCAAACGTTTCTATGAAAAGAGGGGGCTGGTCATGCCCTTCAATGGTTTTTGTTAaatttattgttgatgcttcttttcAGCATGACATGCTTAGGGGAATGATGGGGACCGTACTAAGAGATGACAAATGTAGATTTATCGGCGAGGGGAATGGGAAGATAGACTGTTCGCGGATGTCCTGACGGCCGAAGCTTTGGCTCTCAAGTTTGGTATATCACTTGTGCAAAGGACAGGATGCATCCGTCTTATTATTAACTCGGACAATCTAGAGGTGATTGATACCATAAAGGAAGGAGGACGGTTGGCGGGAGCTGCAACGGCATTTTTTTATaattattttcattttgcttgtgTTCCTTATTACTATATTCAAGCATTGTAATAGAAAAGCAAATGAAGTTGCTCGTGAGCTTGCTAGATTAGCTAGATTTTCTTTGACTTCTAATTAGTTTGAGGAACACTTAATTGAAATTGTACGGACCCTGGTAAACGATGTATTGCTTATTTCCAATGAATAAAGTTGGGTatttttttcaataaaaataactCCTTGCTTTCGTGGTACAAGTGGCAAATAGAGTTATATGGCCACCATCGGTTGACCATGAgtatttggccatgatatttttgcAGTGTAGCACCAACCACACAAACAGTATTCGTTCAGGCACATCCATATAACTTTCCAGCATCTTGATAGGATCAAGATTGGATGTTGGCAAATGAATTGCCTTGTATATGCCAAGCTTGTCAAATATTCATCAATAGTCGTCATATTCCAACATATGAAGTTAGCACAAGAGTGATCAAGGCAAGCTGAGTTTTCAAGTAGGCTCGAGAGGTTGAAAAATTCTTGTAGTTGGACTAGGGTAGTCATGCGAGCAACAATAGTGATCCATTTATCACCCTCAAGTTCCTACATATCTATTTTGTCGTTCTCTAGACGCAAGTCTAAATAGCTCTTGCACGCCGTTATAGACTATGGAATCCTCAATCCACTTGTCCCTCCAGAGGCTAGCCCAACTACCATCCCCAATAGTGATGGTTATTGAGGTTCTTAGGCTGAGCCGTTGCTTCTGATGTTGTTGAGAACAAAGAAAATGCTAATTGGACACATCACTTCTATTGAAAAAAGAAgaagttttatttaatttattgcttaggttgCAAGCCGCATTTATTAGTGAAAAAAAAAAAAAAGCGAACACTAGGACCTGCACATAAAAGATGAGTATAACATACTAATCAAGTAACAAATTGGTTGTTGGTAGTTGCTAGAAATGCAACTATTTATTAGTCTAAAATTTCGAGTACATATCCTTCTCTCTTAGTGCGATACGGAATAAAGGATACCCGCTCCTCAAGATACGTCACTAAACGATTATCCAATAAGAACTTCACAGCGGTGATGTGGTTCCTTTACGAGCCTAGAAGTGCATACTAACTTGCTCAATGAGGTAGACAAATAAAAAATTACTACTATTAAGCTATTGCTTCTTATAGTTGTAGGCACCCTTACAAGCACCAATGAATGGGCGGCGTTTGTGTAAAAAGAACCTCGCTGCATGCGAACACCATCATTATTTGCATCACCCGAGGTGATAAAATTTTATTACGTAGTGCGTTTCTGGACAATCCTCACTTCGCAACTTGACACTTGTTGTCGAACAGCCTTATGGCGCAGAAATCGCTTTCCCGGGCAAGAAATATATAACAACCACGCGTGATGTACGATGCGGAAGTCTTTCAGCACGACGAATACTGACATCCAAATATGAAAAGGGGAAGGAATTGTTCAAGAAGTGGTCCCTACAAACTTTATAGTGCAGTGCAAATTCACCCTAACTTACGATGCCCTTTTGAGCTCTTCGATCCAACCATCTTCTTATGCCGTTGGGTGCACATGAATTTAATACAACCCACCATAGAGCAATGGGATAGAAAAACCCTCTGGCTACACCTGAGAGCAATCAAAAGACCCAATAGCTCAGATCGATTGCGTTGCTTTCTTTACCCAGAATATGCAGCCAGTTGGAGCCTATGGGCCATGCTTTCTAGTTTctcatcttctttccacaaaacttCTGCCAAATAGTGAGACGCGCGTCAGGACCAGGTGTGCTAATCATTCTGCATTTCAATTGGTACTAAACATTCATTAACAATTCGAGATTATTCTGACAGCATCCAAAAATTGCTCAATTTTTTTGTAAACAAAATCAGTCTAAACATGACATGCATGCTAAAACCGATTAATATAAGTTGAAATATTCTCAGGTACAGCAGGAGCAGGTACATATCGATTGCATTAGTACATAGAAGTAACAATACCACAATGTTGGTGCAATTTTTGTAGGAACGGAACATAGCACTGAATAAGCAAGAGCTAGATCGAAGACCGCAAACACAAGAAGATCGAAACAACTTCAGTCAGATGAGCAATCGATCGATCGGGATGGTATATCGTTAATCCCTGCCATGCTTCTCGTTGCCCCTGGAGTTGGACAGCTCGCCCCAGACATCGATCTGGATCATGCCGTCGCCTGGCGGCGGCGGAGCCGGTGACCTGCTGTGGTTGTtgagcgccgccgcgagctcctcgCCCTCGCGGTACCTCTGCAGGTACCTGCGCATGGCACCGGCGTAGTTGTCGAGGCCAAGGGTGGTCATGGCGTGGCAGATGTCGTCGCCGTTCACCGTCTTGCGCCGCTCCCGCCGGCACCGCTCTGAGGCCTCGCCGGTGACGAAGCCGATGAACTCCGTGGCGCACTCCTGGATCACCTCCTTGGCGTGCTTCGAGACCTTGGCCTCCGGCGGCAGCACGTCCTTCATGATCCGCCCCACGTTGGCGATCGGCAGGAGGCCTTCTTGCCCATTGGGATCTCCCGAGGAAGAGCCTGAGGTTGATGGCGCCCTAGGAAGTCTGAGGCGCCCCGGTTGTTGGGTAAAACCGGAGAAATGGATGAAATCCTCTCTATTCGTCATATTTAGTGTGGATAAGGTATGTACGTGATCTTCGTCACAACGAGATATATAGTTCGGGCACGCCGAAAGTAGTCTTCGCATTGGTACTCATATTGCGAGTGCTGAAGAGCCGCGACTCTTTTTATACACTGAGAGCCGTGGCTTTTTGCCTTGCTTACCCAACTTTTATCTCGTTCTGTTCAAAAAGTATGGAATGTGTGTCGTGACCCAGTTGTCCACCACTCCACACGGGTAAATGATTCGTCTTTATTATTTTAAAAATTACGCCCGTTACATTTATTCGCCCACGGGATTAAAATATCCAACTAGCTTGTGGAATAAAAAAGAAAGGCTTATCCTGAACATTTTTAACTACAAGTGCTGAGTACCTGCGTATATCGTTTGAGCAAAATGTCCACTCAAAGATGATTGGTATACAAATTTTCAACAATGGTGCATCGTATGAAAAAATAATCCAACAAGCTTGTTGAATAGTAAGTAAAGGTTTTTACAACAATTTGAACTACAAGTGTAGAGTACTTGTATATATCGTTTGAGCAAAATGGCCATCGAAATATTGTTCACAAGCAAATTTCAGTGATGGTCTATCATATATATCAAAAACATGCAACTAGCTAGCTTATTTAACTACAAAATTGGTTCGTTTAGAACATTTTGATGTACAAGTGCAGAGTACTTGGAGCATGTCTTATGAGCAAACTGGCCACCGAAAGATTGTCAACCAGCGAAATTTCGATAAAATGGTGAAGCATATAAAAAATATCCTACTAGCTCGTTGCATAAACAAAAGGCTTGCTTTGAACATTTTGAAGTACAAGTGCAGAGTACTTGTGTATATCGAGTTTGAGCGAAATGAACCACCGAAAGATTGTCGCTAAGCAAATTTTTAGTGATGTTGCATCATATCAAATATATTTAAGTACCATGTTCATGACTGCATGCATCGctagatgcagaggctggggttatCCTCATTCTCGAAAAAATAAAATAGCTACCATGTTGGGTAAAAGACAAGGTTGTGTGTAGAACATTTTGAACTATACGCATGGGGTAGGCAGCGACCGGTAATACCCACAAGCACACGACCATATATAGTCCGGAGTGCAGTTTGTACATGCGTACGATATATGCCTGTATACCATGCCATTGTGAGCGTGCTCGATCGACGTCTACATACACTATCTTACACCATCCCTACGCTAGCCAGCGCTGAGTACGCGGCAGCCTCTTTTCGTGCGTGCGAGGTTACGCGCGTACGAAAGTCGATGCCAGTAGCATGTGGTGGTAGCTGGATCGATATATGCACAGCTCGGCCAGGCCAATCAGGCGGCGTGCTTTTGGGTAGCCCCCGGGGTGGGGTGGTGGATGGGGGCGCGACACCTGCCGACAAGCCTCGCATGGCGAGCGCTCATGGCTTCCAGCGCCGCGGCACGTGCCCTCCTGGATCCTCCCGGACCAGTGTCGAGACCGGAGCTACCTAGCTGAGCTCCATCTCTCACGCTCGCAGAGTCTAGTTGGGTTTGCAAAGGACCCCGAGTGCATTAGAAATATCAGGTAACGGTACAAATGCACCTTACCCAAGGGCCCTCCGAGAAAAGAAAATCACAGACCAGTCCTTGCATCTTACAAAAAGGACCCAGAACATAAAAGAAAAACGCAATCCGGTAATTTGAAATAGTATGAGCCGGAGACCAAAACCAGTGTCGCCGGGGACAAACCACTTGGGGGCGGTGGTTTCGCCGCGCCATCTCCACGGAAGAAGCGGCAGAGGAAGCTTGGCTAGTAGCAGACTGCAACCCAtcagctagagttgctctaagggcCTCTTTTGATTCCCGGGATTTTAAAAACACAATAATAGAACAATACATGAGTAGATAGGATTGCAAAAACATAGAAATTTTTAGAattgtgtttgattcacaagaataggAAAACCACGGGAATCCTAAAAGACATGGTAAAATTAAGACTAAACCATATGCAAAGATAAGATGGAGTTGATATTATGCTACTTAGGGCATCTCGAGCCGTTGGCCTCTCAGGgagcgcctaaaatcgccgcctggggtgagccggcgcaaaaattgggcctgtgggcgagttggtcccc
The Triticum dicoccoides isolate Atlit2015 ecotype Zavitan chromosome 3A, WEW_v2.0, whole genome shotgun sequence genome window above contains:
- the LOC119273137 gene encoding transcriptional activator hap3-like; its protein translation is MTNREDFIHFSGFTQQPGRLRLPRAPSTSGSSSGDPNGQEGLLPIANVGRIMKDVLPPEAKVSKHAKEVIQECATEFIGFVTGEASERCRRERRKTVNGDDICHAMTTLGLDNYAGAMRRYLQRYREGEELAAALNNHSRSPAPPPPGDGMIQIDVWGELSNSRGNEKHGRD